A single region of the Micropterus dolomieu isolate WLL.071019.BEF.003 ecotype Adirondacks linkage group LG18, ASM2129224v1, whole genome shotgun sequence genome encodes:
- the LOC123987567 gene encoding cyclin-dependent kinase 4-like, giving the protein MDSDVCVSQVVTLWYRPPEVLLQSSYATPVDIWSTGCIFAEMFRRKPLFCGESEVDQLGKILEVIGLPPEEEWPTDVTLSRKNFPPLLPCPITDFVPEINEQGAKLLLEMLTFDPLKRISALTALEHPYFQDEETLTQTKS; this is encoded by the exons ATGGACTCTGATGtttgtgtctcccaggtggtgACACTGTGGTACCGACCTCCTGAGGTTCTGCTGCAGTCCAGTTACGCCACACCAGTGGATATCTGGAGCACCGGCTGCATCTTTGCTGAGATGTTTAGACGCAA ACCTCTGTTCTGCGGAGAATCCGAAGTGGACCAGCTTGGGAAAATTCTTGA GGTTATTGGCTTGCCACCAGAGGAGGAATGGCCGACTGATGTTACACTCTCAAGAAAAAACTTCCCCCCTCTCTTACCTTGCCCAATCACTGACTTTGTTCCAGAGATAAATGAGCAGGGGGCGAAACTATTGCTG GAAATGCTGACCTTCGACCCTTTGAAACGAATATCTGCCCTGACTGCCCTAGAACATCCATATTTCCAGGATGAGGAGACATTGACTCAGACAAAAAGTTGA
- the LOC123987560 gene encoding arf-GAP with GTPase, ANK repeat and PH domain-containing protein 1-like isoform X2, with protein MSKASNPQRRTTYLISLTLVKVEAVPEDVAGNQKEALPEGEGSPRKEEEKEEEEEEEEREASNAPGKEERPVCTPVVGKENTQVEEEVEQVQIKYGSSNENWGKLERRETHGHQKDIVSVGKSKDTSFVHPPVRQMVRVYGGTTSEGTVRREGPRSEALRPKTELYREPPMLFLKGENGADLNSRSRCSLPFSVPPPASQRPEVLMRSHAGGNSACWRELRETNTSLYHSAKTLDRRDNRIGDQSPLMAATTLGPYRASWADSDGRGALIRPGAPISGGFSGVMTRDSPQGERFKTVSISFPAPPATDVSRPQRKGTSRTLDNSDLHSLSEDLKKGKEGQGGTIQRAPPRDRKMLKFISGIFTKSAATPPSVNTAPPLYPAVERGSSEEEAVCTSSQEWTMSQTIQELHLGVLGGLCSGKSALVHRHLTGSYLQLENSEGRQYIKDVLVDGQSHLLIIREETELPGAQFASWVDAVILVFSLENEASFQEVYKIYHQLAVHRPISEIPFIVVGTQDKISSTNPRVIDDARARQLCSDVRRCTYYETCATYGLNVNRVFTDAAQKIMAAKKQAALLASCKSLPNSPSHSGGSTPVSGIFPGQASNGGQSSDYSSSLPSTPVISHKEIGKTARGEKQDSATPGSVRSATRRRTSRFAGRRGSDSNRRSADSKGDLGSGRSIPIKQGILLKRSGNSLNKEWKKKYVTLSNDGILSYHSSVNEYMLNAPGKEMDLLRVTVKVPGKRPPRAVPTCGLPVGLNGRVKDVPGPEGVSPVPVSASSFLQVEEMEGLGGALFLRGNRGMQRCPSTLSNHAQSVDSAVEGVSSSSSTKDVGSSSPVTDRKKHRRKKSVNQKGEATIGHADDEDNFDFLIVSSTGQTWHFEAQSVEERDSWVQAIESQILASLQLCESSKNKARRNSQSEAVALQAIRNAKGNNFCVDCDAPNPTWASLNLGALICIECSGIHRNLGTHLSRVRSLDLDDLPRELTLVLSAIGNHMVNSIWEARTLGRRKPAPDATREERESWIRAKYEQKLFVAPLPPPTPGEGPDITLSGRLLLAVMEHNLPKLLLLLAHCTKEDINAPLSLSLSSRSLLALRLPGSALHAACQQADVVMTQLLVWYGCDVRSRDTQGQTALVLARSAGSQECVDILLQYGCPNEPVTTAGFAAAVTSSFSVAMTPSLTVATTLKISHKSGGTSLSYSTSRRAVS; from the exons ATGAGCAAGGCGAGCAACCCACAGAGACGTACCACCTACCTCATTTCCCTCACTCTGGTGAAGGTTGAGGCAGTGCCAGAGGATGTAGCAGGGAACCAGAAGGAGGCTCTTCCAGAGGGGGAAGGGAGCCctaggaaagaggaggagaaggaggaggaagaggaggaggaggagagagaggcgaGCAATGCCCCTGGAAAGGAGGAAAGGCCTGTATGTACACCAGTGGtgggaaaagaaaacacacaggtgGAAGAAGAAGTGGAACAGGTGCAGATCAAGTATGGCAGCTCCAATGAGAACTGGGGGAAGCTTGAGAGGAGGGAAACTCATGGACACCAAAAAGACATTGTATCAGTTGGTAAAAGCAAAGACACTTCTTTTGTACACCCACCTGTCAGGCAAATGGTCAGAGTGTATGGAGGAACTACCTCTGAGGGAACTGTGCGCAGGGAGGGGCCTCGCTCAGAAGCCTTGCGCCCTAAGACGGAGCTCTACCGAGAGCCCCCCATGCTGTTCCTGAAGGGGGAAAACGGAGCAGACCTGAACAGCCGTTCACGCTGCAGCCTCCCTTTTTCCGTCCCGCCGCCGGCCAGCCAGCGTCCTGAAGTCCTGATGAGGTCACATGCAGGAGGCAACTCTGCATGCTGGAGAGAACTCAGAGAGACCAATACAAGTCTGTATCACTCTGCTAAGACTTTGGATCGAAGGGATAATCGCATTGGGGACCAGTCCCCCTTAATGGCAGCTACAACTCTGGGGCCTTACAGGGCGTCCTGGGCCGACAGCGATGGCAGGGGTGCACTCATTCGCCCCGGCGCTCCCATAAGCGGAGGATTTTCAGGCGTAATGACCAGGGACAGTCCTCAGGGGGAGAGGTTTAAGACAGTTTCTATTTCCTTCCCTGCACCTCCTGCCACCGATGTGTCCAGGCCTCAAAGAAAAGGCACGAGTCGTACCCTGGATAACAGCGACCTACATTCCCTCTCTGAGGACCTGAAGAAAGGGAAGGAGGGCCAGGGAGGAACAATCCAGCGAGCTCCTCCCCGTGACCGAAAGATGCTCAAGTTCATTAGCGGCATTTTCACCAAAAGTGCAGCTACGCCTCCCAGCGTCAACACCGCACCTCCCCTCTACCCAGCTGTGGAAAGGGGCTCGAGTGAGGAGGAAG ctgtaTGCACCAGTAGTCAAGAATGGACCATGAGCCAAACTATACAAGAACTTCACTTG GGTGTTTTGGGAGGTTTGTGCAGCGGGAAGTCTGCTCTGGTCCATAGACACTTGACAGGAAGTTACCTGCAGCTGGAGAACTCTGAGG GGCGCCAGTACATTAAGGATGTCCTGGTTGATGGACAGAGCCACCTGTTGATAatcagagaggagacagaacTCCCAGGTGCTCAG TTTGCAAGTTGGGTGGATGCAGTTATCTTGGTCTTCAGTTTGGAAAATGAGGCCAGCTTCCAGGAAGTTTACAAAATCTACCACCAGCTCGCTGTCCACCGGCCTATTTCTGAGATACCTTTCATAGTAGTCGGCACTCAAG ACAAGATCAGCAGCACCAACCCCAGAGTAATCGACGACGCCAGAGCCAGACAGCTCTGCTCAGACGTGCGGCGCTGCACTTATTATGAAACCTGTGCGACGTACGGCCTCAATGTGAACAGAGTCTTCACTGATG ctgctcagaagatcatggCAGCCAAGAAGCAAGCTGCTCTACTGGCGTCCTGCAAATCTCTCCCTAACTCTCCCAGTCACTCTGGAGGCTCCACCCCAGTGTCGGGCATCTTTCCAGGACAG GCTAGTAACGGTGGTCAAAGCAGTGATTACTCCTCATCCCTTCCCTCCACGCCTGTGATCAGCCACAAAGAGATCGGCAAGACAGCGAGAGGGGAAAAACAGGATAGTGCCACGCCTGGGTCAGTCCGCAGTGCCACCCGGAGACGCACCTCCCGATTTGCG GGCCGGCGAGGCAGTGACTCAAACAGAAGGAGTGCAGACTCTAAGGGCGATCTGGGCAGTGGGCGCTCCATTCCCATCAAACAG GGCATCTTGCTGAAGCGCAGCGGGAACTCGCTCAACAAAGAGTGGAAGAAGAAGTATGTCACGCTGTCCAATGACGGCATACTGTCCTATCACTCCAGTGTCAAT GAGTACATGCTGAATGCCCCCGGGAAAGAGATGGACCTGCTGCGAGTGACAGTGAAGGTGCCAGGAAAGCGGCCACCTCGTGCTGTACCCACCTGCGGCCTTCCAGTCGGGCTCAACGGACGGGTTAAAGATGTGCCAGGACCTGAGGGTGTCAGCCCAG TCCCTGTAAGCGCCAGCAGTTTCCTGCAAGTGGAGGAAATGGAAGGGCTGGGGGGTGCACTGTTCCTGAGGGGTAACAGAGGCATGCAGCGATGTCCCTCTACACTATCTAACCACGCACAAAGTGTTG ACTCTGCAGTTGAGGGGGTGTCCAGTTCCTCCTCCACCAAAGATGTGGGCTCCTCCTCCCCAGTCACGGACAGGAAGAAGCATCGCAGAAAGAAGAGCGTAAACCAGAAAGGAGAGGCAACCATTGGCCACGCTGATG ATGAGGATAACTTTGACTTCCTCATTGTGTCGAGCACTGGCCAGACATGGCACTTTGAAGCGCAGAGTGTGGAGGAGAGAGACTCCTGGGTCCAAGCCATTGAGAGCCAGATCCTGGCCAGCTTGCAGCTGTGTGagagcagcaaaaacaag GCTCGCAGGAACAGCCAGAGTGAAGCAGTGGCTCTGCAGGCGATCCGCAACGCAAAGGGCAACAACTTTTGTGTAGACTGTGATGCTCCAA ATCCAACCTGGGCCAGTCTGAACCTGGGCGCTCTCATATGCATTGAGTGTTCAGGGATCCACAGAAACCTGGGGACCCACCTGTCCCGTGTTCGCTCGCTGGACCTTGATGATCTGCCGCGAGAGCTCACACTGGTTCTCAGCGCAATCGGCAACCACATGGTCAACAGTATATGGGAGGCGCGCACTCTGGGCCGCCGTAAACCAGCGCCTGATGCTACACG TGAGGAACGGGAGTCATGGATCAGGGCCAAATATGAGCAAAAACTGTTTGTGGCGCCGTTGCCTCCTCCCACACCTGGCGAGGGCCCAGACATCACGCTATCTGGCCGTCTTCTCTTGGCAGTGATGGAGCACAACCTCCCCAAGCTGCTGCTCCTTTTGGCCCACTGCACTAAGGAGGACATTAATGCCCCTCTCAGCCTGTCGCTCTCCTCTAGGTCGCTCTTGGCGCTGCGGCTGCCGGGCTCTGCCCTGCACGCCGCCTGCCAGCAAGCCGATGTGGTGATGACGCAGCTCCTTGTTTGG TATGGCTGTGATGTTCGATCCCGGGACACTCAGGGGCAGACAGCGCTGGTTCTGGCTCGCAGCGCCGGCAGCCAGGAGTGCGTCGACATCTTGCTCCAGTACGGATGCCCAAATGAACCAGTCACGACAGCCGGCTTCGCAGCAGCCGTGACATCCAGCTTTTCTGTTGCCATGACGCCCAGCCTGACAGTTGCCACGACACTCAAGATCTCGCACAAGAGCGGCGGCACCAGCTTGAGTTACAGCACCTCTAGAAGAGCAGTGTCATAA
- the LOC123987560 gene encoding arf-GAP with GTPase, ANK repeat and PH domain-containing protein 1-like isoform X1: MSKASNPQRRTTYLISLTLVKVEAVPEDVAGNQKEALPEGEGSPRKEEEKEEEEEEEEREASNAPGKEERPVCTPVVGKENTQVEEEVEQVQIKYGSSNENWGKLERRETHGHQKDIVSVGKSKDTSFVHPPVRQMVRVYGGTTSEGTVRREGPRSEALRPKTELYREPPMLFLKGENGADLNSRSRCSLPFSVPPPASQRPEVLMRSHAGGNSACWRELRETNTSLYHSAKTLDRRDNRIGDQSPLMAATTLGPYRASWADSDGRGALIRPGAPISGGFSGVMTRDSPQGERFKTVSISFPAPPATDVSRPQRKGTSRTLDNSDLHSLSEDLKKGKEGQGGTIQRAPPRDRKMLKFISGIFTKSAATPPSVNTAPPLYPAVERGSSEEEAVCTSSQEWTMSQTIQELHLGVLGGLCSGKSALVHRHLTGSYLQLENSEGRQYIKDVLVDGQSHLLIIREETELPGAQFASWVDAVILVFSLENEASFQEVYKIYHQLAVHRPISEIPFIVVGTQDKISSTNPRVIDDARARQLCSDVRRCTYYETCATYGLNVNRVFTDAAQKIMAAKKQAALLASCKSLPNSPSHSGGSTPVSGIFPGQASNGGQSSDYSSSLPSTPVISHKEIGKTARGEKQDSATPGSVRSATRRRTSRFAGRRGSDSNRRSADSKGDLGSGRSIPIKQGILLKRSGNSLNKEWKKKYVTLSNDGILSYHSSVNEYMLNAPGKEMDLLRVTVKVPGKRPPRAVPTCGLPVGLNGRVKDVPGPEGVSPVPVSASSFLQVEEMEGLGGALFLRGNRGMQRCPSTLSNHAQSVDSAVEGVSSSSSTKDVGSSSPVTDRKKHRRKKSVNQKGEATIGHADAKRKMWKLKSFGSLRNVSKTDEDNFDFLIVSSTGQTWHFEAQSVEERDSWVQAIESQILASLQLCESSKNKARRNSQSEAVALQAIRNAKGNNFCVDCDAPNPTWASLNLGALICIECSGIHRNLGTHLSRVRSLDLDDLPRELTLVLSAIGNHMVNSIWEARTLGRRKPAPDATREERESWIRAKYEQKLFVAPLPPPTPGEGPDITLSGRLLLAVMEHNLPKLLLLLAHCTKEDINAPLSLSLSSRSLLALRLPGSALHAACQQADVVMTQLLVWYGCDVRSRDTQGQTALVLARSAGSQECVDILLQYGCPNEPVTTAGFAAAVTSSFSVAMTPSLTVATTLKISHKSGGTSLSYSTSRRAVS, encoded by the exons ATGAGCAAGGCGAGCAACCCACAGAGACGTACCACCTACCTCATTTCCCTCACTCTGGTGAAGGTTGAGGCAGTGCCAGAGGATGTAGCAGGGAACCAGAAGGAGGCTCTTCCAGAGGGGGAAGGGAGCCctaggaaagaggaggagaaggaggaggaagaggaggaggaggagagagaggcgaGCAATGCCCCTGGAAAGGAGGAAAGGCCTGTATGTACACCAGTGGtgggaaaagaaaacacacaggtgGAAGAAGAAGTGGAACAGGTGCAGATCAAGTATGGCAGCTCCAATGAGAACTGGGGGAAGCTTGAGAGGAGGGAAACTCATGGACACCAAAAAGACATTGTATCAGTTGGTAAAAGCAAAGACACTTCTTTTGTACACCCACCTGTCAGGCAAATGGTCAGAGTGTATGGAGGAACTACCTCTGAGGGAACTGTGCGCAGGGAGGGGCCTCGCTCAGAAGCCTTGCGCCCTAAGACGGAGCTCTACCGAGAGCCCCCCATGCTGTTCCTGAAGGGGGAAAACGGAGCAGACCTGAACAGCCGTTCACGCTGCAGCCTCCCTTTTTCCGTCCCGCCGCCGGCCAGCCAGCGTCCTGAAGTCCTGATGAGGTCACATGCAGGAGGCAACTCTGCATGCTGGAGAGAACTCAGAGAGACCAATACAAGTCTGTATCACTCTGCTAAGACTTTGGATCGAAGGGATAATCGCATTGGGGACCAGTCCCCCTTAATGGCAGCTACAACTCTGGGGCCTTACAGGGCGTCCTGGGCCGACAGCGATGGCAGGGGTGCACTCATTCGCCCCGGCGCTCCCATAAGCGGAGGATTTTCAGGCGTAATGACCAGGGACAGTCCTCAGGGGGAGAGGTTTAAGACAGTTTCTATTTCCTTCCCTGCACCTCCTGCCACCGATGTGTCCAGGCCTCAAAGAAAAGGCACGAGTCGTACCCTGGATAACAGCGACCTACATTCCCTCTCTGAGGACCTGAAGAAAGGGAAGGAGGGCCAGGGAGGAACAATCCAGCGAGCTCCTCCCCGTGACCGAAAGATGCTCAAGTTCATTAGCGGCATTTTCACCAAAAGTGCAGCTACGCCTCCCAGCGTCAACACCGCACCTCCCCTCTACCCAGCTGTGGAAAGGGGCTCGAGTGAGGAGGAAG ctgtaTGCACCAGTAGTCAAGAATGGACCATGAGCCAAACTATACAAGAACTTCACTTG GGTGTTTTGGGAGGTTTGTGCAGCGGGAAGTCTGCTCTGGTCCATAGACACTTGACAGGAAGTTACCTGCAGCTGGAGAACTCTGAGG GGCGCCAGTACATTAAGGATGTCCTGGTTGATGGACAGAGCCACCTGTTGATAatcagagaggagacagaacTCCCAGGTGCTCAG TTTGCAAGTTGGGTGGATGCAGTTATCTTGGTCTTCAGTTTGGAAAATGAGGCCAGCTTCCAGGAAGTTTACAAAATCTACCACCAGCTCGCTGTCCACCGGCCTATTTCTGAGATACCTTTCATAGTAGTCGGCACTCAAG ACAAGATCAGCAGCACCAACCCCAGAGTAATCGACGACGCCAGAGCCAGACAGCTCTGCTCAGACGTGCGGCGCTGCACTTATTATGAAACCTGTGCGACGTACGGCCTCAATGTGAACAGAGTCTTCACTGATG ctgctcagaagatcatggCAGCCAAGAAGCAAGCTGCTCTACTGGCGTCCTGCAAATCTCTCCCTAACTCTCCCAGTCACTCTGGAGGCTCCACCCCAGTGTCGGGCATCTTTCCAGGACAG GCTAGTAACGGTGGTCAAAGCAGTGATTACTCCTCATCCCTTCCCTCCACGCCTGTGATCAGCCACAAAGAGATCGGCAAGACAGCGAGAGGGGAAAAACAGGATAGTGCCACGCCTGGGTCAGTCCGCAGTGCCACCCGGAGACGCACCTCCCGATTTGCG GGCCGGCGAGGCAGTGACTCAAACAGAAGGAGTGCAGACTCTAAGGGCGATCTGGGCAGTGGGCGCTCCATTCCCATCAAACAG GGCATCTTGCTGAAGCGCAGCGGGAACTCGCTCAACAAAGAGTGGAAGAAGAAGTATGTCACGCTGTCCAATGACGGCATACTGTCCTATCACTCCAGTGTCAAT GAGTACATGCTGAATGCCCCCGGGAAAGAGATGGACCTGCTGCGAGTGACAGTGAAGGTGCCAGGAAAGCGGCCACCTCGTGCTGTACCCACCTGCGGCCTTCCAGTCGGGCTCAACGGACGGGTTAAAGATGTGCCAGGACCTGAGGGTGTCAGCCCAG TCCCTGTAAGCGCCAGCAGTTTCCTGCAAGTGGAGGAAATGGAAGGGCTGGGGGGTGCACTGTTCCTGAGGGGTAACAGAGGCATGCAGCGATGTCCCTCTACACTATCTAACCACGCACAAAGTGTTG ACTCTGCAGTTGAGGGGGTGTCCAGTTCCTCCTCCACCAAAGATGTGGGCTCCTCCTCCCCAGTCACGGACAGGAAGAAGCATCGCAGAAAGAAGAGCGTAAACCAGAAAGGAGAGGCAACCATTGGCCACGCTGATG CCAAGCGCAAAATGTGGAAACTTAAAAGCTTTGGTAGCTTAAGAAACGTAAGCAAGACAG ATGAGGATAACTTTGACTTCCTCATTGTGTCGAGCACTGGCCAGACATGGCACTTTGAAGCGCAGAGTGTGGAGGAGAGAGACTCCTGGGTCCAAGCCATTGAGAGCCAGATCCTGGCCAGCTTGCAGCTGTGTGagagcagcaaaaacaag GCTCGCAGGAACAGCCAGAGTGAAGCAGTGGCTCTGCAGGCGATCCGCAACGCAAAGGGCAACAACTTTTGTGTAGACTGTGATGCTCCAA ATCCAACCTGGGCCAGTCTGAACCTGGGCGCTCTCATATGCATTGAGTGTTCAGGGATCCACAGAAACCTGGGGACCCACCTGTCCCGTGTTCGCTCGCTGGACCTTGATGATCTGCCGCGAGAGCTCACACTGGTTCTCAGCGCAATCGGCAACCACATGGTCAACAGTATATGGGAGGCGCGCACTCTGGGCCGCCGTAAACCAGCGCCTGATGCTACACG TGAGGAACGGGAGTCATGGATCAGGGCCAAATATGAGCAAAAACTGTTTGTGGCGCCGTTGCCTCCTCCCACACCTGGCGAGGGCCCAGACATCACGCTATCTGGCCGTCTTCTCTTGGCAGTGATGGAGCACAACCTCCCCAAGCTGCTGCTCCTTTTGGCCCACTGCACTAAGGAGGACATTAATGCCCCTCTCAGCCTGTCGCTCTCCTCTAGGTCGCTCTTGGCGCTGCGGCTGCCGGGCTCTGCCCTGCACGCCGCCTGCCAGCAAGCCGATGTGGTGATGACGCAGCTCCTTGTTTGG TATGGCTGTGATGTTCGATCCCGGGACACTCAGGGGCAGACAGCGCTGGTTCTGGCTCGCAGCGCCGGCAGCCAGGAGTGCGTCGACATCTTGCTCCAGTACGGATGCCCAAATGAACCAGTCACGACAGCCGGCTTCGCAGCAGCCGTGACATCCAGCTTTTCTGTTGCCATGACGCCCAGCCTGACAGTTGCCACGACACTCAAGATCTCGCACAAGAGCGGCGGCACCAGCTTGAGTTACAGCACCTCTAGAAGAGCAGTGTCATAA
- the LOC123987560 gene encoding arf-GAP with GTPase, ANK repeat and PH domain-containing protein 2-like isoform X3, translated as MSQTIQELHLGVLGGLCSGKSALVHRHLTGSYLQLENSEGRQYIKDVLVDGQSHLLIIREETELPGAQFASWVDAVILVFSLENEASFQEVYKIYHQLAVHRPISEIPFIVVGTQDKISSTNPRVIDDARARQLCSDVRRCTYYETCATYGLNVNRVFTDAAQKIMAAKKQAALLASCKSLPNSPSHSGGSTPVSGIFPGQASNGGQSSDYSSSLPSTPVISHKEIGKTARGEKQDSATPGSVRSATRRRTSRFAGRRGSDSNRRSADSKGDLGSGRSIPIKQGILLKRSGNSLNKEWKKKYVTLSNDGILSYHSSVNEYMLNAPGKEMDLLRVTVKVPGKRPPRAVPTCGLPVGLNGRVKDVPGPEGVSPVPVSASSFLQVEEMEGLGGALFLRGNRGMQRCPSTLSNHAQSVDSAVEGVSSSSSTKDVGSSSPVTDRKKHRRKKSVNQKGEATIGHADAKRKMWKLKSFGSLRNVSKTDEDNFDFLIVSSTGQTWHFEAQSVEERDSWVQAIESQILASLQLCESSKNKARRNSQSEAVALQAIRNAKGNNFCVDCDAPNPTWASLNLGALICIECSGIHRNLGTHLSRVRSLDLDDLPRELTLVLSAIGNHMVNSIWEARTLGRRKPAPDATREERESWIRAKYEQKLFVAPLPPPTPGEGPDITLSGRLLLAVMEHNLPKLLLLLAHCTKEDINAPLSLSLSSRSLLALRLPGSALHAACQQADVVMTQLLVWYGCDVRSRDTQGQTALVLARSAGSQECVDILLQYGCPNEPVTTAGFAAAVTSSFSVAMTPSLTVATTLKISHKSGGTSLSYSTSRRAVS; from the exons ATGAGCCAAACTATACAAGAACTTCACTTG GGTGTTTTGGGAGGTTTGTGCAGCGGGAAGTCTGCTCTGGTCCATAGACACTTGACAGGAAGTTACCTGCAGCTGGAGAACTCTGAGG GGCGCCAGTACATTAAGGATGTCCTGGTTGATGGACAGAGCCACCTGTTGATAatcagagaggagacagaacTCCCAGGTGCTCAG TTTGCAAGTTGGGTGGATGCAGTTATCTTGGTCTTCAGTTTGGAAAATGAGGCCAGCTTCCAGGAAGTTTACAAAATCTACCACCAGCTCGCTGTCCACCGGCCTATTTCTGAGATACCTTTCATAGTAGTCGGCACTCAAG ACAAGATCAGCAGCACCAACCCCAGAGTAATCGACGACGCCAGAGCCAGACAGCTCTGCTCAGACGTGCGGCGCTGCACTTATTATGAAACCTGTGCGACGTACGGCCTCAATGTGAACAGAGTCTTCACTGATG ctgctcagaagatcatggCAGCCAAGAAGCAAGCTGCTCTACTGGCGTCCTGCAAATCTCTCCCTAACTCTCCCAGTCACTCTGGAGGCTCCACCCCAGTGTCGGGCATCTTTCCAGGACAG GCTAGTAACGGTGGTCAAAGCAGTGATTACTCCTCATCCCTTCCCTCCACGCCTGTGATCAGCCACAAAGAGATCGGCAAGACAGCGAGAGGGGAAAAACAGGATAGTGCCACGCCTGGGTCAGTCCGCAGTGCCACCCGGAGACGCACCTCCCGATTTGCG GGCCGGCGAGGCAGTGACTCAAACAGAAGGAGTGCAGACTCTAAGGGCGATCTGGGCAGTGGGCGCTCCATTCCCATCAAACAG GGCATCTTGCTGAAGCGCAGCGGGAACTCGCTCAACAAAGAGTGGAAGAAGAAGTATGTCACGCTGTCCAATGACGGCATACTGTCCTATCACTCCAGTGTCAAT GAGTACATGCTGAATGCCCCCGGGAAAGAGATGGACCTGCTGCGAGTGACAGTGAAGGTGCCAGGAAAGCGGCCACCTCGTGCTGTACCCACCTGCGGCCTTCCAGTCGGGCTCAACGGACGGGTTAAAGATGTGCCAGGACCTGAGGGTGTCAGCCCAG TCCCTGTAAGCGCCAGCAGTTTCCTGCAAGTGGAGGAAATGGAAGGGCTGGGGGGTGCACTGTTCCTGAGGGGTAACAGAGGCATGCAGCGATGTCCCTCTACACTATCTAACCACGCACAAAGTGTTG ACTCTGCAGTTGAGGGGGTGTCCAGTTCCTCCTCCACCAAAGATGTGGGCTCCTCCTCCCCAGTCACGGACAGGAAGAAGCATCGCAGAAAGAAGAGCGTAAACCAGAAAGGAGAGGCAACCATTGGCCACGCTGATG CCAAGCGCAAAATGTGGAAACTTAAAAGCTTTGGTAGCTTAAGAAACGTAAGCAAGACAG ATGAGGATAACTTTGACTTCCTCATTGTGTCGAGCACTGGCCAGACATGGCACTTTGAAGCGCAGAGTGTGGAGGAGAGAGACTCCTGGGTCCAAGCCATTGAGAGCCAGATCCTGGCCAGCTTGCAGCTGTGTGagagcagcaaaaacaag GCTCGCAGGAACAGCCAGAGTGAAGCAGTGGCTCTGCAGGCGATCCGCAACGCAAAGGGCAACAACTTTTGTGTAGACTGTGATGCTCCAA ATCCAACCTGGGCCAGTCTGAACCTGGGCGCTCTCATATGCATTGAGTGTTCAGGGATCCACAGAAACCTGGGGACCCACCTGTCCCGTGTTCGCTCGCTGGACCTTGATGATCTGCCGCGAGAGCTCACACTGGTTCTCAGCGCAATCGGCAACCACATGGTCAACAGTATATGGGAGGCGCGCACTCTGGGCCGCCGTAAACCAGCGCCTGATGCTACACG TGAGGAACGGGAGTCATGGATCAGGGCCAAATATGAGCAAAAACTGTTTGTGGCGCCGTTGCCTCCTCCCACACCTGGCGAGGGCCCAGACATCACGCTATCTGGCCGTCTTCTCTTGGCAGTGATGGAGCACAACCTCCCCAAGCTGCTGCTCCTTTTGGCCCACTGCACTAAGGAGGACATTAATGCCCCTCTCAGCCTGTCGCTCTCCTCTAGGTCGCTCTTGGCGCTGCGGCTGCCGGGCTCTGCCCTGCACGCCGCCTGCCAGCAAGCCGATGTGGTGATGACGCAGCTCCTTGTTTGG TATGGCTGTGATGTTCGATCCCGGGACACTCAGGGGCAGACAGCGCTGGTTCTGGCTCGCAGCGCCGGCAGCCAGGAGTGCGTCGACATCTTGCTCCAGTACGGATGCCCAAATGAACCAGTCACGACAGCCGGCTTCGCAGCAGCCGTGACATCCAGCTTTTCTGTTGCCATGACGCCCAGCCTGACAGTTGCCACGACACTCAAGATCTCGCACAAGAGCGGCGGCACCAGCTTGAGTTACAGCACCTCTAGAAGAGCAGTGTCATAA